A portion of the Bacteroides faecium genome contains these proteins:
- a CDS encoding SusC/RagA family TonB-linked outer membrane protein, translated as MKNSTQRTSCVHNSKKSDALSGIMQLSMAILFAFSITTQAEAIEYPSAKVQTAINQQSKIKITGTVVDQAGIPIIGANITIKNQTGTGTITDIDGRFTLEVPANSTLSISYIGYKNQEIRVTSSKPLTIKLQDDAEVLDEVVVTALGIKREEKALGYAVQKVSGDQLTTIKSVDVTSGLNGKIAGLKVENSTEFNEAPNLKLRGENPLIVIDGVPYKNMSLRDIASDDIESIDVLKGATASALYGARGGSGAVMITTKRGKEEGLQVTVNSSTMFNAGYLKLPEVQTSYSSGKNGIYNDNSSYVWGAKLDIGNEAMQYNPYTQEREMTELTSRGKNNLKNFQELSFITNNNVSVTQKGKYGSIRTSLTHVYNKGQWPNEKLNKITYTVSGDMKYKKFSSEAGITYNKRFYPNMGGSAYHGTGYIYNLLVWSGSEYDIRDYKNYWKIKDEQSNWWDRGGWYDNPYYIANELTSSDNYDVVNAFVNASYDITSWLKLSLRSGADMYTEKSETKAPVGSVTGKGEKKGYYSVYQKRGFSTNNDIMLTAEHKFGDISVDGFVGGNIYYYQNDNLSSNTAGGLIIPGYYSLKASVDPAETSKTYNSKQTNSIYGKIGLAYKSAVFVEATGRNDWSSTLPEETRSYFYPAVSGSVVLSEFIKMPKVIDFWKIRGSWTTTKHDMDVYAINDVYSINTDVWDNMSAAYSPTTIRNSLLSPSQTRSYELGTAIHLFGNRLRLDYTYYNTLKFNNTRNAGLSSVSGYSNTQVNMDEEQVRKGMELSISGDIIKNRELTWSAMFNWSRDRYYYHKIDPVYSTQKPWVAEGERWDWVAIYDYQRDPAGNIVHGSDGFPLVNKFTTLKGYSEPDWIWGLSTSVNWKGITLSITIDGRVGGVGYSMTDQAMWNSGAHIDSDNQYRYEEVVNNNKTFTGQGVKVVSGKAEWDANGNVIMDNRVFAPNDKVVSYQDYMMNTNPYASGDNKRAQNWFDKTFIKLRDLSISYEIPQSVCQKIGMKGASVGFVGQNLLMWAKEFRFSDPDKVQDALTSPSIRYMGFNVKFDF; from the coding sequence ATGAAGAACAGCACTCAACGAACGTCATGCGTTCACAACTCAAAAAAGAGTGATGCATTATCCGGAATAATGCAACTCTCAATGGCGATACTATTTGCTTTTAGTATCACGACACAGGCGGAAGCCATAGAATATCCGTCTGCAAAAGTACAGACTGCAATCAACCAGCAAAGTAAAATCAAGATTACAGGCACAGTTGTTGATCAGGCAGGAATTCCCATTATCGGTGCTAATATAACCATTAAAAACCAAACCGGTACCGGAACGATCACCGATATCGACGGCCGGTTCACATTGGAAGTCCCCGCCAATTCTACCCTTTCGATATCCTATATCGGATACAAGAATCAGGAAATAAGAGTCACAAGCAGCAAACCACTTACCATAAAACTCCAGGATGATGCCGAAGTATTAGATGAAGTTGTAGTAACAGCTTTGGGTATCAAAAGAGAGGAAAAGGCATTGGGGTATGCCGTACAGAAAGTTAGCGGCGACCAACTGACCACCATAAAAAGCGTAGATGTGACTTCCGGACTGAACGGTAAAATTGCCGGATTGAAGGTAGAAAACAGTACGGAATTCAATGAAGCCCCCAATCTAAAGCTGCGCGGCGAAAACCCGCTGATTGTTATTGACGGGGTTCCTTACAAAAATATGTCGCTACGGGATATCGCTTCGGATGATATAGAATCTATTGATGTACTGAAAGGGGCTACGGCTTCCGCCTTGTATGGTGCGCGGGGTGGTTCGGGTGCCGTCATGATTACCACCAAAAGAGGAAAAGAAGAAGGGTTGCAGGTAACCGTAAACAGCAGTACGATGTTCAATGCCGGATATTTAAAATTGCCGGAAGTACAAACATCTTACAGCTCGGGAAAAAATGGTATATACAATGATAACTCCAGTTATGTATGGGGAGCCAAACTGGACATCGGCAATGAAGCCATGCAATACAACCCGTATACTCAAGAACGGGAAATGACAGAACTGACTTCCAGAGGGAAAAATAACCTGAAAAACTTCCAGGAACTGAGTTTCATCACCAACAACAACGTAAGCGTCACTCAGAAAGGCAAATATGGAAGTATCCGTACCTCATTGACACACGTCTACAACAAAGGCCAATGGCCCAACGAGAAATTAAACAAAATAACTTATACCGTATCAGGAGACATGAAATATAAGAAATTCAGTTCCGAGGCCGGAATCACTTACAACAAGAGATTCTATCCCAATATGGGCGGATCGGCCTATCACGGTACAGGCTATATTTACAATCTTCTAGTATGGTCGGGCAGTGAATACGATATACGGGATTATAAGAATTACTGGAAAATAAAAGACGAACAATCCAATTGGTGGGATCGGGGCGGTTGGTATGACAACCCTTATTATATAGCCAACGAGTTAACAAGTTCGGACAATTACGATGTAGTCAATGCCTTTGTCAATGCTTCTTATGATATTACTTCCTGGTTGAAACTATCCCTGCGTTCGGGTGCTGATATGTATACGGAGAAAAGCGAAACTAAAGCTCCGGTAGGTTCCGTGACCGGCAAGGGAGAGAAAAAAGGATATTATTCTGTCTATCAAAAAAGAGGATTCAGTACCAATAATGATATTATGCTGACTGCCGAACATAAATTCGGTGATATCAGTGTGGACGGATTCGTCGGAGGAAATATTTACTATTACCAGAATGACAATTTAAGCTCAAACACTGCCGGCGGATTAATCATTCCGGGGTATTATTCGCTAAAAGCATCGGTAGACCCTGCCGAAACCAGTAAAACTTATAACAGCAAACAAACGAATTCCATTTACGGAAAAATAGGCTTAGCTTATAAAAGTGCGGTCTTTGTAGAAGCAACGGGACGTAACGACTGGTCGTCAACCTTACCGGAAGAGACTCGTTCTTATTTCTATCCGGCTGTTTCCGGTAGCGTAGTGCTCTCCGAATTCATCAAAATGCCCAAAGTTATCGACTTCTGGAAAATAAGAGGTTCGTGGACAACCACCAAACATGATATGGATGTATATGCTATCAATGATGTTTATTCTATCAATACCGATGTATGGGACAACATGAGTGCCGCCTACTCTCCTACAACAATTCGAAACAGCCTGCTTTCTCCTTCCCAAACACGTTCATACGAACTGGGTACAGCCATTCATTTATTTGGGAACCGCCTGCGTCTGGATTATACATATTATAATACACTCAAATTTAACAATACCCGGAACGCCGGACTCAGTTCTGTAAGCGGATACAGCAATACACAAGTCAACATGGACGAAGAACAAGTAAGAAAAGGAATGGAACTCTCCATTTCCGGTGATATCATAAAGAATCGGGAATTGACATGGTCTGCCATGTTCAACTGGTCACGCGACCGCTACTATTACCATAAAATAGACCCGGTATACTCTACTCAAAAACCTTGGGTAGCCGAAGGGGAACGTTGGGACTGGGTAGCAATTTACGACTACCAAAGGGATCCGGCAGGAAATATCGTACACGGAAGTGACGGATTCCCTCTCGTCAATAAGTTTACGACACTCAAAGGATATAGCGAACCTGATTGGATATGGGGACTCAGCACATCGGTCAACTGGAAGGGAATCACCCTGAGTATCACCATTGACGGACGTGTAGGAGGTGTCGGTTATTCTATGACAGACCAGGCCATGTGGAATTCCGGCGCACATATAGACAGTGACAATCAATATCGTTACGAAGAAGTAGTCAACAACAATAAGACATTCACAGGCCAAGGGGTCAAAGTGGTATCAGGCAAAGCCGAATGGGATGCAAACGGAAATGTAATTATGGACAACCGTGTATTTGCTCCCAATGATAAAGTCGTTTCGTATCAAGACTATATGATGAATACTAATCCATACGCATCGGGTGATAATAAAAGAGCGCAAAACTGGTTCGACAAGACGTTTATCAAGCTTCGCGACTTATCTATCAGTTACGAAATACCACAATCCGTTTGCCAGAAAATAGGAATGAAAGGTGCTTCAGTCGGCTTTGTCGGACAGAACCTGCTGATGTGGGCAAAAGAGTTTCGCTTCAGTGACCCCGATAAAGTGCAGGATGCACTAACCTCACCTTCTATCCGTTACATGGGATTTAACGTTAAGTTTGACTTCTAA
- a CDS encoding glycoside hydrolase family 88 protein — protein sequence MKLVSILSFYLLSTFSTLYGKGDNKIITHSFDRAEQQYTAMLKALPEPTAYPRTTDNNGKLRTTPLNDWTEGFYPGSLWYIYENNGQNTWKQEAIRWTEALEPLKKQKEHHDIGFLIYCSFGNAYRLTKKEEYKHIIIEAANSLCTRFSPKTGCIKSWNYRKSWNGKDEWFYPVIIDNMMNLELLYFASKVTGDPHYAEIANSHAITTAREQFREDYSNYHVVNYDPETGKVLHKQTCQGFSDNSAWARGQAWAIYGYTMAYRETKKPEFLEMAQHTAEFWLNHSNLPEDMVPYWDFNAGQEGYVPEWEYDANDFKEIPRDASAAAITASALLELYQYVDKKTGKRYYQAAVKTLKSLASPSYLATQGTNGNFLLKHCVGSIPHKNEIDVPLVYADYYFLEALHRYKNSKGIK from the coding sequence ATGAAACTAGTATCCATTCTATCTTTTTACTTATTGTCAACATTTTCGACTCTGTATGGCAAAGGTGATAATAAAATAATCACCCATTCTTTTGACCGGGCAGAACAACAATATACTGCCATGCTGAAGGCCTTACCCGAACCAACCGCTTATCCGCGTACTACCGATAACAACGGAAAGTTGCGTACCACTCCGCTCAATGACTGGACGGAAGGTTTTTATCCCGGCAGCCTTTGGTATATTTACGAAAACAACGGGCAGAATACATGGAAACAGGAAGCAATCCGCTGGACAGAAGCCTTGGAGCCGCTAAAGAAACAGAAGGAGCACCATGACATCGGCTTCCTTATTTATTGCAGCTTCGGCAATGCATACCGCCTTACAAAAAAGGAAGAATACAAACATATCATCATAGAAGCAGCAAACTCACTCTGCACGCGTTTCAGCCCGAAGACAGGGTGTATCAAATCATGGAATTACCGGAAATCATGGAATGGTAAAGACGAGTGGTTCTACCCCGTTATCATCGACAATATGATGAATCTGGAATTACTTTATTTCGCCAGCAAAGTGACCGGTGACCCGCATTATGCAGAAATAGCCAACTCGCACGCTATCACCACCGCACGGGAACAATTCCGTGAAGATTACAGTAATTATCATGTAGTCAACTACGACCCGGAAACCGGGAAAGTACTCCACAAACAAACCTGTCAGGGATTCTCCGACAATTCCGCTTGGGCACGCGGACAAGCATGGGCCATTTACGGATACACAATGGCTTATAGAGAAACAAAGAAACCCGAGTTTCTGGAAATGGCACAGCACACCGCCGAATTCTGGCTCAACCACTCCAATCTGCCCGAAGACATGGTGCCCTACTGGGATTTCAATGCCGGACAGGAAGGCTATGTCCCCGAATGGGAGTATGACGCAAACGACTTCAAAGAGATACCGAGAGACGCCTCAGCCGCAGCTATCACAGCTTCCGCCCTACTTGAACTTTATCAATATGTAGATAAGAAAACAGGAAAAAGATATTACCAGGCAGCAGTGAAAACGTTAAAATCATTGGCTTCGCCAAGTTATCTGGCTACCCAAGGAACCAATGGTAACTTTCTCTTAAAACATTGCGTAGGAAGTATCCCGCACAAAAACGAAATTGACGTACCGCTGGTATATGCCGATTACTACTTCCTGGAAGCACTACACAGATATAAGAATTCAAAAGGTATAAAGTAA
- a CDS encoding two-component regulator propeller domain-containing protein → MAIKKILLVASFLLLLLSTHANTAYFKHLSVQDGLSQVNIISIYQDETGALWFGSFEGINRYNGQSVTVFHPSQDNIGLTENEIMAICGNKKGNVYIQALHDLVCYNTRTQQFHKLRANNVSNIYYKNDTLWIAGRNKLEFRVEGDSTIRLLTTFKENIRVSSPICCTDDGYIYIGMNKGLLRIDRAQPERQHSLLPDIKVQSLYQDSQKNLWICTSHQGVYRLAPDGSILNFRNLPDNTNSLSNNDVRCAIEDDLGNLWFGTFYGLNKYNPSTQVWENHVHQNNISHSLSHSSIFALYKDTQGGIWIGTYFGGVNYYNPTDDHTSYYEANPDIPHALSFPVVGKMQEDSEHNLWICTEGGGLNFLDRQTRQFTRYVHNKGGLSGIGHNNLKCIWLRKETGQLYIGTHTGGLTIFDTRKKTAHTLKNIPDKANSLPSNVINDLQPYKGKLVLSTQAGIVAMNPETETFEPLSALPDVRSLIEDYIYVTFHIDRNDNIWLANGNGGMTRVNLLTGKRQNYRHDLKKEHNIGRFKVLHIFENHLGELFFSTAGSGLFKYEPETDSFFRFAMEDNLLMSNYCYYVAESPSHELFVLHNRGISCLNSEKKELTYTYVIPYMSFGQGSCIYFTQSGELFLGGTNGLVSLPGIQNLPTSNDHQFYFDQLIINNKVIQPGDESHILSQTMPYTESIKLAHNQNSLILEVATSNYTQNKYKYEYQLEGFDRAWLPLHSPKIVYTNLDPGHYKLTVHEKNDSQTICGERSLHIYIRPPFYANLYAYLLYILILCLVLYAIIRFNTRQAKLKASLEFEKKEKERIKEMNQVKLRFFTNISHEFRTPLTLIIGQIENLLQLNKLSPSMYNRLLRIYKNASHMRTLISELLDFRKQEQGYLKLKVECRDIVVFTKEVYMSFYEYALKHHIAYRFETSEPNINLWFDPVQMQKVIINLLSNAFKYTPAEGNITVSIRMHSQQVLLQIKDSGTGIPQESIHKIFDQFYQIDGQRSNLSLGTGIGLTLSKNIVELHQGNIRVESKVDEGSCFTVILKTGNSHFKADQLQMENTSACMISTELIPLEELPLEEETAEHTLTEKPVILIVEDNDDILEMLKEIFHPIYEVHTAGNGKEGFEQALTIQPDIVLSDVMMPEMSGKEMCYKIKNTVNLSHIPVVLLTAQTSVEYTIEGYMYEADDYITKPFNVKLLVSRCNNLVKSRRKLIEKFRNQQPATVTDIAVNQADRELIKKATEIISNNFENPEFNMNVLAAELGLGRNKLYTRMKEITGLTPNEFTLKMKLDESMRLLKNNPELNISEISDRLGFSTTQYFSKCFKSVFGMAPLTFRKSNSAATDTSD, encoded by the coding sequence ATGGCAATAAAAAAGATTCTGTTAGTAGCTTCTTTTTTACTTCTGCTTCTATCGACCCATGCGAACACTGCTTATTTCAAACATTTAAGCGTGCAGGATGGTTTGTCACAGGTCAATATAATATCCATTTATCAAGATGAGACGGGAGCATTATGGTTTGGTTCTTTTGAAGGAATCAATCGATATAATGGCCAGTCCGTCACTGTATTTCACCCTTCCCAAGACAACATAGGTCTGACCGAAAATGAAATTATGGCCATTTGCGGCAATAAAAAAGGGAATGTATACATACAGGCACTGCATGACTTGGTGTGCTACAATACCCGCACACAACAGTTTCATAAATTACGCGCAAATAATGTCTCCAACATATACTACAAGAACGATACGCTTTGGATTGCCGGGCGTAACAAACTGGAGTTCCGGGTGGAAGGAGACTCTACTATCCGCCTGCTCACCACTTTCAAAGAAAATATAAGAGTTTCTTCACCTATCTGCTGCACTGATGACGGATATATATACATAGGTATGAACAAGGGACTTCTACGAATCGACCGTGCACAACCCGAACGCCAACACTCTCTCCTGCCCGACATCAAAGTGCAAAGTCTTTATCAGGATTCTCAAAAGAACTTATGGATATGTACCTCCCACCAGGGAGTGTATCGGCTGGCTCCCGACGGTTCTATCCTCAACTTCCGCAACCTTCCCGATAATACCAACTCATTATCGAACAACGATGTGCGCTGTGCTATCGAAGATGACTTAGGAAATCTGTGGTTCGGCACATTTTATGGACTGAATAAATACAACCCGTCAACACAAGTATGGGAGAATCATGTTCATCAAAATAATATATCCCATAGTTTGAGCCACTCATCCATTTTCGCTCTCTACAAAGATACGCAAGGAGGAATCTGGATAGGGACTTATTTCGGAGGTGTCAACTACTACAACCCCACTGATGATCATACCAGCTACTACGAAGCCAATCCCGATATTCCTCATGCACTCAGTTTCCCCGTTGTAGGTAAAATGCAGGAAGATTCCGAACATAATTTATGGATATGTACCGAAGGAGGAGGACTGAATTTCTTAGACCGGCAAACCCGGCAATTCACCCGATATGTCCACAACAAGGGAGGCTTGTCTGGAATCGGGCACAATAATCTGAAATGTATCTGGCTGCGCAAAGAAACCGGACAACTGTATATCGGTACGCATACAGGGGGACTCACGATCTTTGATACTCGAAAGAAAACGGCACATACACTCAAAAATATCCCCGACAAAGCCAACTCTTTACCCAGCAATGTGATAAATGACTTACAACCCTATAAAGGAAAACTCGTCCTGTCTACCCAAGCAGGAATCGTAGCCATGAATCCGGAAACGGAAACTTTCGAGCCGTTATCCGCCCTGCCGGACGTCCGGAGTCTTATAGAGGACTATATTTATGTAACATTTCATATCGACCGGAATGACAATATCTGGTTAGCCAACGGCAACGGTGGAATGACCCGGGTGAACCTGTTGACAGGAAAAAGACAGAATTACCGGCATGACCTCAAAAAAGAACATAACATCGGACGCTTCAAGGTGTTACATATCTTCGAGAACCACTTGGGCGAATTATTCTTCAGTACGGCAGGATCCGGATTATTCAAGTATGAACCGGAAACAGATTCTTTCTTCCGCTTCGCCATGGAGGACAATCTTCTAATGAGTAATTATTGCTATTATGTCGCCGAATCGCCTTCACACGAATTGTTCGTACTCCACAACCGGGGGATCTCCTGCCTGAATTCTGAAAAGAAGGAACTCACATATACATACGTTATTCCATATATGAGTTTCGGACAAGGCTCATGTATCTATTTTACTCAAAGCGGAGAATTATTCCTCGGTGGAACCAACGGCTTGGTTTCTCTGCCGGGAATACAGAATCTCCCCACATCGAATGATCATCAATTCTACTTCGACCAACTGATTATCAACAATAAAGTGATACAACCCGGAGATGAGTCACACATCTTGTCACAAACTATGCCTTATACGGAATCTATCAAGTTGGCACACAATCAGAACAGTCTTATCCTGGAAGTAGCCACCTCCAATTATACACAAAACAAGTACAAATATGAATATCAACTGGAAGGGTTCGACCGGGCATGGCTTCCGCTACACTCCCCGAAAATAGTATATACCAACCTCGACCCGGGACATTATAAACTGACTGTACACGAGAAAAACGATTCGCAAACAATCTGTGGTGAACGTTCGCTTCATATCTATATCCGCCCCCCTTTCTATGCCAATCTCTATGCCTATTTATTATATATACTGATTCTCTGTCTTGTACTGTATGCTATCATCCGTTTTAACACCCGGCAAGCTAAACTGAAAGCATCATTGGAATTTGAGAAGAAAGAAAAAGAAAGAATCAAAGAAATGAACCAGGTCAAGCTGCGTTTCTTCACAAATATCTCACACGAATTCCGTACTCCACTAACGCTTATCATCGGACAAATAGAGAACTTATTGCAATTAAACAAGCTCTCTCCCTCCATGTACAACCGTCTACTGCGTATTTATAAGAACGCCAGCCACATGCGCACGCTCATCTCCGAGCTGTTGGATTTCCGTAAACAAGAGCAGGGTTATCTGAAACTGAAGGTGGAATGCCGTGATATTGTCGTCTTCACCAAGGAAGTTTACATGTCATTCTATGAATACGCACTCAAGCATCACATCGCATATCGTTTCGAGACTTCCGAACCAAATATTAATCTATGGTTCGACCCGGTGCAGATGCAGAAAGTTATTATCAACCTACTATCCAACGCTTTCAAATATACTCCCGCAGAAGGAAATATCACAGTCAGTATCCGCATGCACTCCCAGCAGGTATTGCTCCAAATCAAGGATAGCGGAACCGGTATCCCACAGGAGTCAATCCATAAAATATTCGACCAATTCTATCAGATAGACGGACAAAGATCCAATTTATCTTTGGGAACGGGCATCGGACTGACCTTGAGCAAAAATATCGTGGAATTACATCAAGGAAATATCCGTGTAGAAAGTAAGGTGGATGAAGGAAGCTGTTTTACCGTAATCCTGAAAACAGGCAACAGCCATTTTAAAGCGGACCAGCTACAAATGGAAAATACATCGGCGTGCATGATTAGCACGGAGCTGATTCCACTGGAGGAACTGCCATTGGAAGAAGAAACAGCAGAACATACACTCACAGAAAAGCCGGTCATACTGATCGTAGAGGACAACGACGATATTCTGGAAATGCTGAAGGAAATATTTCATCCCATTTATGAAGTACATACCGCCGGAAACGGAAAAGAGGGATTTGAACAGGCGTTGACAATACAGCCGGATATTGTACTAAGCGATGTCATGATGCCCGAAATGTCCGGAAAGGAAATGTGTTATAAGATAAAGAACACGGTTAACCTGTCACATATACCTGTCGTACTATTGACTGCGCAGACATCTGTGGAATATACGATAGAAGGATATATGTATGAAGCGGACGACTATATCACGAAGCCGTTTAACGTAAAACTGCTCGTCTCACGCTGCAACAATCTGGTGAAAAGCCGAAGAAAGCTGATTGAGAAGTTCAGAAATCAACAGCCGGCCACTGTGACGGATATTGCCGTCAACCAAGCCGACCGGGAACTTATCAAGAAGGCGACAGAAATCATTTCCAACAACTTTGAAAACCCGGAGTTCAATATGAATGTGCTTGCCGCCGAACTAGGATTGGGACGCAACAAGCTATATACACGTATGAAAGAGATCACCGGTCTGACTCCTAACGAATTTACGCTTAAAATGAAACTCGACGAAAGTATGCGCCTGCTCAAAAACAACCCGGAACTGAATATCTCCGAAATATCCGACCGATTAGGATTCTCAACGACCCAATATTTCAGCAAATGTTTCAAATCCGTCTTCGGAATGGCACCGCTTACATTCCGAAAGTCCAATTCCGCCGCAACAGATACATCTGACTAA
- a CDS encoding DUF6340 family protein, translating into MAKSYSLAFVSLFLLALSSCQSLEQISIDYLQAADLSFPPQLRKVAVVNNTSSTPDNKLITQSDKIKENSPIVSRATAYVNGDTKVATESLAEEIAHQNYFDEVVICDSALRANDKLARESTLSQEEVRKLASDLNVDLIIAVENLQLKATKTVRYLDEFNCFQGAVDVKAYPTVRIYLPERSRPMNTLHPNDSIFWEEFGASAVEAATHMIPDKEMLQEAAEFAGTIPVKYIVPVWKKGTRYLYTGGSVPMRDAAVYVRENSWDDAYELWRQAFEGTKSEKKKMRAALNIAVYYEMKDSLPQAQEWAEKAQQLAKKIEKKNVSENMHATIDDVPNYYLTSLYLAELKERNSQLPKLKMQMSRFNDDF; encoded by the coding sequence ATGGCAAAATCTTATTCACTGGCTTTCGTTTCTTTGTTCCTGTTGGCATTGAGCAGTTGCCAAAGTCTGGAGCAGATTTCCATTGATTATCTGCAAGCTGCCGACCTGAGTTTTCCGCCTCAACTTCGGAAAGTGGCAGTCGTGAATAATACCAGCAGTACGCCGGATAACAAACTGATAACGCAATCTGATAAAATCAAAGAGAACTCGCCGATAGTAAGCCGCGCAACGGCTTATGTGAACGGAGATACTAAAGTCGCAACAGAGTCGCTGGCTGAAGAGATTGCGCATCAGAACTACTTTGATGAAGTGGTGATTTGTGATTCCGCTTTGCGGGCAAACGACAAGTTGGCTCGTGAAAGTACGTTGAGTCAGGAAGAAGTCCGCAAACTGGCTTCGGATTTGAATGTGGATTTAATCATTGCCGTAGAAAATCTGCAACTCAAAGCGACGAAGACTGTCCGTTATCTGGATGAGTTCAATTGTTTTCAAGGAGCTGTGGATGTCAAGGCTTATCCTACTGTCAGAATTTACCTGCCCGAACGGAGCAGACCGATGAATACGCTTCACCCTAACGACAGTATCTTTTGGGAAGAATTCGGTGCTTCGGCAGTAGAAGCTGCCACGCATATGATTCCCGACAAGGAGATGTTGCAGGAAGCTGCCGAATTTGCAGGAACGATTCCGGTGAAGTATATTGTTCCGGTGTGGAAAAAAGGAACACGGTATCTATATACCGGCGGTTCGGTACCGATGCGGGACGCAGCCGTTTATGTACGCGAAAATTCGTGGGATGACGCATACGAACTTTGGCGCCAGGCTTTCGAAGGTACGAAAAGTGAAAAGAAGAAGATGCGGGCTGCTCTTAATATCGCGGTTTACTATGAGATGAAAGACAGCCTGCCCCAAGCACAGGAATGGGCTGAAAAAGCACAGCAGCTAGCCAAGAAGATTGAGAAAAAAAATGTATCGGAGAATATGCATGCCACCATTGACGATGTGCCGAATTATTATCTCACCAGCCTGTATTTGGCGGAGTTGAAGGAGAGAAACAGCCAATTGCCTAAGTTAAAGATGCAAATGAGTCGATTTAATGACGATTTTTAA